The window TGTTGAACCCACCCGCTACCCGTCGTTACCACCAACGTTTGTCCCAGCGGGTGGGTATGCCAATTGGATCGCGCCCCTGGTTGGAAGGTGACATAGCCTGCCGAGACCTTCGATGGTGCATGAGCGGCAAACAGAGGGTCTATTCGTGCGCTGCCCACGAAATTCGTGGGCGCCCCGATAATTGAGGCCTGCTCGCCATTTTTTGCAATAGTCATAGAGTGCCGATTGAGTTCATCGGCAGCGCTGGCGTTAAGGGTGGCAGCGGCCAACAAGACGAATGCTGACAAGGTTGATCTGGGACGCATCTGT of the Paucimonas lemoignei genome contains:
- a CDS encoding cupin family protein, yielding MRPRSTLSAFVLLAAATLNASAADELNRHSMTIAKNGEQASIIGAPTNFVGSARIDPLFAAHAPSKVSAGYVTFQPGARSNWHTHPLGQTLVVTTGSGWVQQEGAEKQVIKPGDVIWTPPGVKHWHGATSTTGMTHMAIQETLDGKNVEWLEAVTVAQYDASL